The genomic stretch GTGTCGCAGAGCACGATCCATCTCGCGCCGGCCTCATGCGCGGCATTGGCGCAGGCCAGCGCATAATCGGGATTTTCCTTATAGCCGTCGAAGAAATGCTCGCAATCGACGAGCACTTCCTTGCCGCGCGCGACGGCGGCGGCGACGGATTGGCGAATGCCGTCGAGATTGTCCTCGAGCGTCGAGCGCAGCGCGACGCGCACCTGATAATCCCAGGCCTTGGCGACGAAGGTCACGCAATCGCAATCGGCGTCCAGCAGAGCGGCGACGCCGGGATCGTTGGAGGCCGAGCGGCCCTGCCGGCGCGTCATGCCGAAGGCGGCGAAATGCGCCTTCAAGGGCGGGCGCTTCGCGAAAAACTCGGTGTCCAGCGGATTGGCGCCGGGATAGCCGCCCTCGATGTAATCGAGGCCGAGCTCGTCGAGCATTGCGGCGATCTGGCGCTTGTCGGCGAGCGAAAAATCGACGCCGGTCGTCTGCGCGCCATCGCGCAGCGTCGTGTCGAAGAGCGTCAGCCTCTCCCGTGTCATTGCGTTGCAGCCTTGCTCTCGAGTGTCTTTTTCATCGTGGTGTTGCCGAGCCATTCGCCGCGCAGCTCGCGCATGTTGCGCTGATGGGCGACATAGCCGCGCGCGGCGAAGAAATCGCGCGCCGCGTCGGAAGCGTCGACGCTGATCTCGCGCGTTCCCCGCGCAGCGGCGAGCTTTTCCATGGCGTCGGCGAGCGCCGAGCCGACGCCGCGTCGCGCCGCGCGCGGATGCACATAGAGCATGTCGAAGAGCTTATTGTCGCGCAGCGAGGCGAAGCCGGCGATCTCGCCATCGAGCGAGGCGACGATGGTGAGCGCGCCCGCGAGCTTCTTTGCGAAAGCCTCTTCGTCATCGGCGGCGGCGGCCCAGGCGGCGAGTTGATCCTCGCCGTAATCTTCGGCGGCGAGCGTCTCTATGCTCGCGCGAAACAATTGCGCGAGGCGCGGCGCATCGGTCGGCAGATAGGGGCGAAGCCCGGGAGCGGAAACGGAGCGCGCCATGGCTAGATCAGCTCGAAAGCCACGAGCACATGCCATGCGGCGACGGCTGCGAGCGCGAGGATGATGAGCTTGAACACGAGATAGGACGCCCAATGCCCCGGAAAGGGCAGAAATCTGCGCCAGTCGTTCTTAAGCATGGGCGTCTCCTCCAGAAGGCGAAATCTCGGTGCGAGATTCCTTCTCCCACTCGTGGGAGAAGGTGGCCCTCGCGTCAGCGAGGGTCGGATGAGGGTCCATGACGATATCCAACGATTCCAGCCGCCGCAGCGAGCCCTCATCCGACCCGGCTTCGCCGGGCCACCTTCTCCCACAAAGCGGGAGAAGGAGTCGCGCGGCGAGGTGGTTGGATAATGTTCGAGCGCAGTGAAGCTTCATCGCTTCACCTCCCATGTCGTCGTGCCGTCCTTATTGTCCTTGAGCGCGACGCCCATCGCCGCGAGCTCATCGCGTATGCGGTCGGACTCGGCCCAGTTTTTTGCGGCGCGAGCGGCGTTGCGAGCCTCGATAGCGCTATCGATGAATAGCTTCTCGTCTGGGCCGAGCGTCGACTTAACAAAGTGTTCCGTCAGCTCGACGCCACAGAGCGCCAAACATCCGGCGAGTGATTCTCGCGCTTCTAGCTTCTCGATATCGCTCGCTGCAGTCCGTGCTATCTTTTCCAGCCTGCGAACTTCAGTCTTGGCGCTTGCTGTGTTGAGATCATCGGCGAGAGCAGCCGCAAATGCCTGCGACGGCACGCCTAGACGCGAGATCGTTCCTTCTAGCAGTCCTGCCAGTCCACCGAGTTCATCCTCTGATTCCTCCAAGCGCTCGACAGTCCAATCGATCGGCTGCCGATACTGGGTCGACAGCATCGCCCAACGAATCGTCGAGCCCGGCCATTTCCGCCCGCCAAAATTCTCCGTGTGCAGCAACTCGTTGATGGTCACGAAATTCCCCAGGCTCTTGGACATTTTCTCGCCCTCGACCTGCAGGAATCCATTGTGCATCCAGTAATTCGCCATCGCCTCATGGCCAAAGGCGCAGCGTGTCTGGGCGATCTCGTTCTCGTGATGCGGGAAGACGAGATCGATGCCGCCGCCGTGAATGTCGAACACCTCGCCCAAATGTTTCCACGACATGGCCGAGCATTCGAGATGCCAGCCGGGCCGACCGCGGCCCCAGGGCGAGTCCCAGCCGGGCTCGCTCTCCTTGGACGGCTTCCACAGCACGAAATCCATGTCGCCGCGCTTATAGGGCGCGACATCGATGCGCGCGCCGGCGATCATCTCGTCGAGCGGCCGACGCGACAGCCGTCCATACTCCGCCATGGACGGCACATCGAACAGCACATGGCCGTCCGCCGCATAGGCGTGGCCGGCGGCGATCATCTTCTCGATGAGCGCGATCATCTCGGCGATATGCTCGGTCGCGCGCGGCTGCACGCTGGGCTCGAGGCAGCCGAGCGCCTTCACATCCTCCTGGAAGATTTTATTGGTGCCCTCGGTCAGCTCGCGGATTGTGATTCCACGCTCGGCGGCGCGCGCGTTGATCTTGTCGTCGACGTCGGTGATATTGCGGACGTAAGTGACATGATCGGCGCCATAGAGATGGCGCAGCAAGCGAAACAGCACGTCGAAGACGATGATCGGCCGGGCGTTGCCGATATGGGCGTAGTCATAGACGGTGGGGCCGCAGACATACATGCGCACATTCGCCGGATC from Methylosinus sp. C49 encodes the following:
- a CDS encoding GNAT family N-acetyltransferase encodes the protein MARSVSAPGLRPYLPTDAPRLAQLFRASIETLAAEDYGEDQLAAWAAAADDEEAFAKKLAGALTIVASLDGEIAGFASLRDNKLFDMLYVHPRAARRGVGSALADAMEKLAAARGTREISVDASDAARDFFAARGYVAHQRNMRELRGEWLGNTTMKKTLESKAATQ
- the cysS gene encoding cysteine--tRNA ligase — encoded protein: MSSDAPVLKLYNTLTRAKEEFRPLDPANVRMYVCGPTVYDYAHIGNARPIIVFDVLFRLLRHLYGADHVTYVRNITDVDDKINARAAERGITIRELTEGTNKIFQEDVKALGCLEPSVQPRATEHIAEMIALIEKMIAAGHAYAADGHVLFDVPSMAEYGRLSRRPLDEMIAGARIDVAPYKRGDMDFVLWKPSKESEPGWDSPWGRGRPGWHLECSAMSWKHLGEVFDIHGGGIDLVFPHHENEIAQTRCAFGHEAMANYWMHNGFLQVEGEKMSKSLGNFVTINELLHTENFGGRKWPGSTIRWAMLSTQYRQPIDWTVERLEESEDELGGLAGLLEGTISRLGVPSQAFAAALADDLNTASAKTEVRRLEKIARTAASDIEKLEARESLAGCLALCGVELTEHFVKSTLGPDEKLFIDSAIEARNAARAAKNWAESDRIRDELAAMGVALKDNKDGTTTWEVKR